One genomic window of uncultured delta proteobacterium includes the following:
- a CDS encoding Molybdenum import ATP-binding protein modC: MDIAVKRTQGQLHIDVAFTGAASGITALYGPSGAGKTSVINMIAGLSRPDSGKVVLGGRCLFDSVSGVNLSPEKRRIGYVFQEGRLFPHMSVKANLVYGMNLVPAAHRKISLDRIVDLLGIGQLLGRRPRQLSGGEKQRVAIGRALLTSPAALLMDEPLASLDNARKEELLPFIGAVSREFTIPILYVSHALHEINALTAAVVVLREGRVVAG; encoded by the coding sequence ATGGATATCGCGGTCAAACGCACGCAGGGGCAGCTGCACATCGACGTCGCCTTCACCGGGGCGGCCTCCGGCATTACCGCGCTCTACGGCCCCTCCGGAGCGGGGAAAACATCGGTCATCAACATGATCGCCGGGCTTTCCAGGCCGGATTCCGGGAAGGTAGTCCTGGGCGGGAGATGCCTTTTCGACTCGGTATCCGGCGTCAACCTGTCCCCGGAGAAACGGCGTATCGGCTACGTGTTCCAGGAGGGGCGGCTCTTTCCCCATATGAGTGTGAAAGCCAACCTCGTTTACGGCATGAACCTCGTGCCCGCCGCGCACCGCAAGATATCCCTGGACCGGATCGTGGATCTTCTGGGAATAGGCCAGTTGCTTGGCCGCAGGCCGCGGCAGCTTTCCGGCGGCGAAAAGCAGCGCGTGGCCATAGGCAGGGCGCTGTTGACCTCGCCCGCCGCCCTGTTGATGGACGAGCCCCTCGCCTCCCTGGACAACGCCCGCAAGGAGGAACTCCTGCCGTTCATCGGCGCGGTCAGCCGGGAGTTCACCATCCCCATTCTGTATGTGAGCCACGCCCTGCACGAGATCAACGCGCTGACCGCCGCCGTGGTCGTGCTGCGCGAAGGCCGCGTGGTGGCGGGATAA
- the ygeX gene encoding 2,3-diaminopropionate ammonia-lyase (Evidence 2a : Function of homologous gene experimentally demonstrated in an other organism; PubMedId : 12596860, 3275662; Product type e : enzyme) has protein sequence MRSVEIFLNPQRKQAGAGIALGEFTPAEASRVRSFHKSFPDYTPTPLVALDNLAKDIGVGSIQIKDESKRLGLNAFKVLGGSYAIGRILAEKLGRSIDGLTLGELTSPAVRKQLGDITFVTATDGNHGRGVAWTAQQLGMKAVVFMPKGSALARQEAILATGAECTITEFNYDDAVRHADKYASEHNGIMVQDTAWEGYEDIPRWIMQGYMTMALECMEQIRAANRPMPTHLFLQAGVGSYAGSTLGSLVAALGDKTPTTVIVEPHVANCIHRSMLAMDGKPRTVTGDMQTIMAGLACGEPSTVSWGILRDYAAASVSCPDYIAANGMRILAAPKPGDAPVVSGESGAVTTGLLEWMMTTEKGRAMAGQLNLSKDSHVLLISTEGDTSPEIYRDIVWYGKNSDEER, from the coding sequence GTGCGATCCGTTGAAATCTTCCTGAATCCACAGCGAAAGCAGGCCGGAGCGGGCATAGCCCTGGGCGAATTCACCCCCGCCGAAGCGTCGCGAGTGCGGTCTTTCCATAAAAGCTTCCCTGACTATACCCCGACGCCCCTGGTGGCGCTGGACAATCTTGCCAAAGACATCGGCGTCGGCTCCATCCAGATCAAGGACGAATCCAAGCGCCTGGGATTGAACGCCTTCAAAGTCCTGGGCGGTTCCTACGCCATCGGCCGCATTCTGGCGGAAAAACTGGGCCGGTCCATTGACGGGCTGACCCTGGGCGAACTGACGTCTCCCGCCGTCCGCAAGCAACTCGGCGACATCACGTTTGTGACGGCCACCGACGGCAACCACGGCCGCGGCGTCGCCTGGACGGCCCAGCAGCTCGGCATGAAGGCCGTCGTGTTCATGCCCAAGGGTTCGGCGCTCGCGCGGCAGGAAGCCATCCTCGCGACAGGCGCCGAATGCACCATCACGGAATTCAACTATGACGACGCCGTGCGCCACGCCGACAAATACGCGTCGGAGCATAACGGCATCATGGTTCAGGATACGGCCTGGGAAGGGTATGAGGATATCCCCCGCTGGATCATGCAGGGCTATATGACCATGGCCCTTGAATGCATGGAGCAGATCCGCGCGGCTAACCGGCCCATGCCGACCCATCTCTTCCTGCAGGCGGGCGTCGGCTCCTACGCCGGGAGCACGCTCGGCAGCCTTGTGGCCGCCCTTGGCGACAAAACGCCCACCACCGTCATCGTGGAACCCCACGTGGCCAACTGCATCCACAGGTCCATGCTCGCCATGGACGGCAAGCCCCGCACCGTGACCGGCGACATGCAGACCATCATGGCGGGCCTTGCCTGCGGCGAACCCAGCACCGTCAGCTGGGGCATTTTGCGTGACTATGCGGCGGCCTCGGTTTCCTGCCCGGATTATATCGCGGCCAACGGCATGCGTATCCTGGCCGCGCCCAAACCCGGCGACGCGCCTGTTGTTTCCGGAGAATCCGGGGCCGTGACCACGGGGCTTCTGGAATGGATGATGACCACGGAAAAGGGCCGGGCCATGGCCGGGCAACTGAATCTGTCCAAGGATTCCCACGTGCTCCTTATCAGCACGGAGGGCGACACGTCCCCTGAAATATACCGCGATATCGTGTGGTATGGAAAAAACTCCGACGAGGAAAGGTGA
- the modB gene encoding molybdate transporter subunit; membrane component of ABC superfamily (Evidence 2a : Function of homologous gene experimentally demonstrated in an other organism; PubMedId : 3553151, 7665460, 8564363; Product type t : transporter) has product MDILQLTPAELAAMRLSLRVSGWAVVLSLPFGILAAWVLSRLRFPGRRLLDGVIHLPLVLPPVVIGYLLLVTCGKNGAIGSFLHARFGLTLAFTWKGAVLAAAVMAFPLMVRAIRLSMDAVDRNVEAAARTLGAGPIRVFFTITLPLALPGVITGTMLAFARSLGEFGATIMFVSNIPGQTQTLPLALYTFTQVPGGENGAMRLCVIAVVIAMAALLCSDVLARRYAAKMDG; this is encoded by the coding sequence TTGGACATACTGCAACTGACACCGGCGGAACTCGCGGCCATGCGGCTCAGCCTGCGCGTTTCGGGCTGGGCCGTGGTGCTGAGCCTGCCCTTCGGAATACTGGCTGCCTGGGTTTTGTCCCGGCTGCGCTTTCCGGGCAGACGGCTGCTGGACGGCGTCATCCACTTGCCACTGGTGCTGCCGCCCGTGGTCATCGGGTATCTGCTCCTCGTCACTTGCGGGAAAAACGGGGCCATCGGCTCGTTTTTGCACGCGCGTTTCGGGCTGACCCTGGCCTTCACCTGGAAGGGGGCCGTGCTCGCGGCGGCGGTCATGGCGTTTCCCCTGATGGTCCGGGCCATCCGTCTGTCCATGGACGCCGTGGACAGGAACGTGGAGGCGGCGGCCCGCACTCTCGGCGCGGGACCAATCCGGGTGTTTTTCACCATCACGCTGCCCCTGGCTCTGCCCGGCGTCATTACCGGGACCATGCTGGCCTTTGCCCGAAGCCTCGGCGAATTCGGCGCGACGATCATGTTCGTTTCCAACATTCCGGGGCAGACCCAAACGTTGCCGCTCGCGCTCTATACGTTTACGCAGGTGCCGGGCGGGGAGAACGGGGCCATGCGGCTGTGCGTCATCGCCGTGGTCATCGCCATGGCCGCGCTTCTCTGCTCGGACGTTCTGGCCCGGCGCTACGCCGCCAAAATGGACGGGTAG
- a CDS encoding PAS modulated sigma54 specific transcriptional regulator, Fis family yields the protein MLNSILPDITRLCRIMSTVTGVDIEIVNADMTRVAGTGIYADSVGKSLEQADAIYHTAFTGGKTVFVDNPRDNELCHGCPDKARCRELLNMCSPIMLNGRTLGVIGVVCFSREERERVMAQKEVFLEFVEQIASVIARRVDQEQQARKVSRMLDALMQVTDGNARGVLILGRSGKISYINEMACQSFALPENCQGMPVALRDTGNVFANMAEYEVRVNGVDHLVFGRHMPIQSQDEDFASVLITDPLERLTEMLSQAASSGESSGALDAIISEGKKLGKLKDRVRQIAKTPSTVLITGESGTGKELFARAIHAESDRADKPFIAINCGAIPDQLLESELFGYVRGAFTGASDSGRMGKFELANKGVIFLDEISSMSLYLQVKLLRVLQEKCFTRLGSNRLIEVDVRVIAATNDNLAELIAQRMFREDLFYRLNVIPLELPPLRERKEDIPRLAEYFLDRYCTRFGKPPVRLSPHILETFQAYPWPGNVREFENCIEYMINMHEGGPMSHSLVPLKIRTGRAGGAPAPAVAPREALSPAAPAGPEHGEAPIAALADLETAAIRNAIARYGTTAAGKQQAARALGIGIATLYRKLRDIPGL from the coding sequence ATGCTGAACAGTATCCTTCCCGACATAACCAGGCTCTGCCGGATCATGTCCACCGTGACCGGCGTGGACATTGAAATCGTCAACGCGGACATGACGCGCGTGGCGGGCACGGGCATTTACGCCGACAGCGTGGGCAAAAGCCTGGAACAGGCCGACGCCATCTACCACACCGCGTTTACCGGCGGCAAAACCGTGTTCGTGGACAACCCGCGCGACAACGAACTCTGCCACGGCTGCCCGGACAAAGCGCGCTGCCGCGAACTCCTGAACATGTGCTCGCCCATCATGCTGAACGGCAGAACCCTCGGCGTCATCGGCGTGGTCTGCTTTTCCCGGGAGGAGAGGGAACGGGTCATGGCGCAAAAAGAGGTGTTCCTCGAATTCGTGGAGCAGATCGCCTCGGTCATCGCGCGGCGGGTGGACCAGGAACAGCAGGCGCGAAAGGTAAGCCGCATGCTGGACGCCCTCATGCAGGTCACGGACGGCAACGCGCGCGGCGTGCTGATTCTCGGCCGGTCCGGAAAAATTTCGTACATTAATGAAATGGCGTGCCAATCCTTCGCGCTCCCGGAAAACTGCCAGGGCATGCCGGTTGCCTTGCGCGATACGGGGAACGTCTTCGCGAACATGGCGGAGTATGAGGTGCGGGTGAACGGCGTGGACCATCTGGTCTTCGGCCGCCACATGCCGATCCAGTCCCAGGACGAGGACTTTGCTTCCGTGCTGATTACGGACCCTCTGGAGCGCCTTACGGAAATGCTGTCGCAGGCGGCGTCTTCCGGAGAAAGTTCCGGCGCGCTGGATGCCATTATCAGCGAAGGCAAGAAACTGGGCAAACTGAAAGACAGGGTCCGGCAGATAGCCAAAACCCCGTCCACCGTGCTTATCACCGGGGAATCCGGCACGGGCAAGGAATTGTTCGCCAGGGCCATCCACGCCGAGAGCGACCGGGCGGACAAGCCCTTTATCGCCATCAACTGCGGGGCCATCCCGGACCAGCTTCTGGAAAGCGAACTCTTCGGCTACGTGCGCGGCGCGTTCACCGGCGCCAGCGACTCGGGCCGCATGGGCAAGTTCGAACTGGCCAACAAAGGCGTTATCTTCCTGGATGAAATCAGCTCCATGTCGTTGTATCTCCAGGTAAAACTCTTGCGGGTGCTGCAGGAGAAATGTTTCACCCGGCTCGGCTCCAACCGGCTGATCGAGGTGGACGTCCGGGTGATTGCCGCCACCAACGACAATCTGGCGGAACTGATCGCGCAGCGGATGTTCCGGGAGGACCTTTTCTACCGGCTGAACGTCATCCCCCTGGAATTGCCGCCTCTCAGGGAGCGCAAGGAAGATATCCCGCGCCTGGCCGAATATTTCCTGGACAGGTACTGCACGCGCTTCGGCAAACCGCCGGTGCGGCTTTCCCCGCACATTCTCGAGACCTTCCAGGCCTATCCCTGGCCCGGCAACGTGCGGGAGTTTGAAAACTGCATCGAATACATGATTAACATGCACGAAGGCGGGCCCATGTCCCACTCCCTGGTGCCGCTCAAAATCCGCACCGGCCGCGCGGGGGGAGCTCCGGCACCCGCCGTTGCCCCGCGGGAGGCTCTTTCCCCGGCCGCGCCCGCCGGGCCGGAACACGGGGAAGCCCCCATCGCGGCGCTGGCGGACCTGGAGACCGCCGCCATCCGGAACGCCATAGCCCGCTACGGCACGACCGCCGCCGGTAAACAGCAGGCCGCCAGGGCGCTGGGCATCGGCATCGCAACGCTCTACCGCAAACTGCGGGATATTCCCGGACTGTAA
- a CDS encoding conserved hypothetical protein (Evidence 4 : Homologs of previously reported genes of unknown function), producing the protein MYDAIVDCRGLPCPQPVIRLKRLLEESSPVFILVTVDNEPALENVCRFLAFHGYATEHAAEPGAWRVKALRGADGPARPAAVPEPRPARAFDGEGARTLVMLIAPVFGSGDDTLGTKLMRNFLATLPELGDDLWRMVLLNGGVRLAAKGSPVLEELKALESSGVSILVCGACLEFFGLTAEKAVGETTNMLDIVTSMQLADKVIRI; encoded by the coding sequence ATGTACGACGCCATCGTGGACTGCCGGGGCCTGCCCTGCCCGCAGCCGGTTATCCGGCTCAAACGGCTGTTGGAGGAAAGCTCCCCGGTTTTCATTCTGGTTACCGTGGATAACGAACCCGCTCTTGAAAACGTGTGCCGGTTTCTCGCCTTCCACGGCTATGCGACGGAACACGCGGCGGAACCCGGCGCGTGGCGCGTCAAGGCGCTTCGCGGGGCGGACGGCCCGGCGCGGCCCGCCGCCGTTCCGGAACCGCGTCCCGCCCGCGCGTTTGACGGCGAAGGCGCGCGGACGCTCGTCATGCTCATCGCGCCCGTTTTCGGCAGCGGCGATGATACCCTCGGCACCAAATTGATGCGGAATTTTCTCGCCACCCTGCCGGAACTCGGCGATGACCTGTGGCGCATGGTCCTGCTCAACGGCGGCGTGCGGCTTGCCGCGAAGGGCAGCCCGGTCCTGGAGGAACTCAAGGCGCTGGAATCTTCCGGCGTCAGCATCCTGGTCTGCGGCGCCTGCCTTGAGTTTTTCGGCCTCACGGCGGAAAAGGCCGTTGGGGAGACCACAAACATGCTCGATATCGTCACGAGCATGCAGCTCGCGGATAAGGTTATCCGCATTTAG
- the selD gene encoding Selenide, water dikinase: MENTAPVPAPIRLMDKSVAAGCAAKIPPDVLAGLLDLLPADPLAPGRLLTATRANEDAAVIRVPPGKALVQTVDFFTPVVNDPFAFGQIAAANALSDVYAMGGEPWSVMNIVCFPVRDYPASVLAGILAGGAAKAAEAGAVLAGGHSVNDTEIKYGMAVTGLVDPDAFAANTNLMPGQVLMLTKPLGTGILATAVKARWDGADAMEQALAATASKLNAGPAKAIRELGLRAATDITGFGLGGHLLEMAEASGVGIRLAASALPVLPYARDLAAEGLVPAGSYANRRFRRHDTQADPEVDPILMDIIFDPQTSGGIVLALDPTQVDGARAILAEHGDMGRVIGDVTAHPGGPRLHIV; the protein is encoded by the coding sequence ATGGAAAACACCGCTCCGGTTCCGGCTCCCATCAGGCTCATGGACAAAAGCGTTGCCGCCGGGTGCGCGGCGAAAATCCCGCCGGACGTTCTGGCGGGGCTGCTGGACCTGCTGCCCGCCGACCCCCTGGCGCCGGGCCGCCTGCTCACGGCAACGCGCGCCAATGAGGATGCCGCCGTCATCCGTGTGCCTCCCGGCAAAGCCCTGGTGCAGACGGTGGATTTTTTCACGCCCGTGGTCAACGATCCCTTTGCGTTCGGCCAGATAGCGGCGGCCAATGCCTTATCCGATGTGTACGCCATGGGCGGGGAGCCCTGGAGCGTCATGAACATCGTCTGTTTTCCCGTGCGGGATTACCCCGCCTCGGTCCTGGCCGGTATTCTGGCCGGCGGGGCGGCCAAGGCGGCGGAAGCCGGGGCGGTTCTCGCGGGCGGGCACAGCGTCAACGATACGGAAATCAAATACGGCATGGCCGTGACCGGGCTTGTGGACCCGGACGCGTTCGCCGCCAACACCAACCTGATGCCGGGGCAGGTGCTGATGCTGACAAAGCCCCTCGGCACCGGCATCCTTGCCACGGCGGTAAAGGCGCGCTGGGACGGCGCGGACGCCATGGAACAGGCCCTGGCGGCCACGGCCTCCAAACTTAACGCCGGTCCGGCGAAAGCCATCCGCGAGCTGGGCTTGCGGGCCGCGACGGATATCACGGGGTTCGGCCTCGGGGGGCATCTTCTGGAAATGGCCGAAGCGTCGGGAGTGGGCATCCGCCTCGCGGCATCGGCCCTGCCCGTTTTGCCGTATGCGCGCGACCTGGCCGCCGAGGGCCTCGTGCCCGCGGGGAGCTACGCCAACAGGCGCTTCCGCCGCCATGACACCCAGGCCGACCCCGAAGTGGACCCGATCCTCATGGATATTATCTTTGACCCGCAGACCTCCGGCGGGATCGTTTTGGCTCTCGACCCCACGCAGGTTGACGGCGCGCGGGCGATTCTCGCCGAGCATGGGGATATGGGCCGGGTCATCGGGGACGTCACGGCGCATCCGGGCGGGCCCCGGCTGCATATCGTCTGA
- a CDS encoding Peptidase M20, which yields MNIMLTQDQKNEVRELTRELIKKPSYSGKEDGVVAVLGEYMKKNGYDDVVVDKYGSIIGCIKGNRPGPKILYDGHIDTVPVPDPAVWKRDPFGAEVIDGKIYGRGASDMKGSVAAMAVAAAMVARETGRNFAGEIYVAGVVHEECFEGVAAREISKRVNPDIVIIGEASELNLKIGQRGRAEIVVETFGVPAHSANPEKGVNAVHSMMRLAAEIEKITPASQPVLGKGVAVLTDIISTPYPGASVVPSHCRATYDRRLLVGDTLESVIKPFQEAVKKLEAADPTFKAKVSYAFGKEHCHTGNDIEGERFFPGWLFEEKEAFVQDALAGLKGIGQNPTITHYSFCTNASHYAGEKGIKTLGYGPSRENLAHTIDEYIEESQLYGATEGFAAISKALLK from the coding sequence GTGAACATCATGCTTACGCAGGACCAGAAAAACGAAGTCAGGGAACTCACGCGCGAATTGATTAAAAAGCCCAGCTATTCCGGGAAGGAAGACGGCGTGGTGGCGGTGCTCGGCGAGTATATGAAAAAGAACGGCTACGACGATGTCGTGGTGGACAAATACGGCAGCATCATCGGTTGCATCAAGGGCAACCGCCCCGGCCCCAAAATTCTGTATGACGGCCACATCGACACCGTGCCCGTGCCCGACCCCGCGGTATGGAAGCGCGATCCCTTTGGCGCGGAAGTTATCGACGGCAAGATTTACGGGCGCGGCGCGTCCGACATGAAAGGCTCTGTCGCGGCCATGGCCGTGGCCGCCGCGATGGTGGCGCGGGAAACCGGCCGTAACTTCGCCGGGGAAATTTACGTGGCCGGCGTCGTGCACGAGGAATGCTTTGAAGGCGTCGCGGCCCGCGAGATCAGCAAACGCGTGAACCCCGACATCGTCATCATCGGCGAAGCGTCCGAGCTGAACCTCAAGATCGGCCAGCGCGGCAGAGCGGAAATCGTTGTCGAGACCTTCGGCGTGCCCGCGCACTCCGCCAACCCCGAAAAGGGCGTCAACGCCGTGCATTCCATGATGCGCCTGGCGGCGGAGATCGAAAAGATCACACCGGCTTCCCAGCCCGTTCTGGGCAAGGGCGTGGCCGTGCTGACGGACATCATTTCCACCCCGTATCCCGGCGCTTCCGTGGTGCCCAGCCATTGCCGCGCCACGTACGACCGTCGCCTTCTGGTGGGCGACACTTTGGAAAGTGTGATTAAACCATTTCAGGAGGCCGTCAAGAAACTGGAAGCCGCAGACCCGACCTTTAAGGCCAAGGTATCCTATGCTTTTGGGAAAGAGCATTGTCACACCGGTAACGACATCGAGGGCGAACGTTTCTTCCCCGGCTGGCTGTTCGAGGAAAAGGAAGCGTTTGTGCAAGACGCGCTGGCAGGGCTGAAAGGCATCGGCCAGAACCCCACGATCACTCATTACTCATTCTGCACCAACGCAAGCCACTATGCGGGCGAAAAGGGGATCAAAACCCTGGGGTACGGGCCGTCGCGGGAAAACCTGGCCCATACCATTGACGAGTATATTGAGGAAAGCCAGTTGTACGGCGCGACCGAAGGGTTTGCGGCCATCAGCAAGGCATTGCTTAAGTAA